A single region of the Parasphingorhabdus litoris DSM 22379 genome encodes:
- a CDS encoding peptidylprolyl isomerase yields the protein MAHEKMTLHLNTGDVEIKLRPDLAPGHVERITELASEGFYDGVVFHRVIDGFMAQGGDPTGTGMSGSDKPDIPAEFSDAPHSRGVCSMARTMDPNSANSQFFICLDDAGFLDGQYTVWGEVTSGMEAVDALPKGEPPAEPGSIKNITLG from the coding sequence ATGGCGCACGAAAAAATGACCCTTCACCTCAATACTGGCGATGTTGAAATCAAACTGCGCCCCGACCTGGCTCCCGGCCATGTTGAACGTATTACCGAGCTGGCGTCGGAAGGCTTCTATGACGGCGTCGTTTTTCACCGCGTGATTGACGGTTTCATGGCACAGGGCGGCGATCCAACCGGGACCGGCATGTCAGGTTCCGACAAGCCAGATATCCCAGCTGAGTTTAGCGATGCTCCGCATAGCCGCGGCGTATGCTCCATGGCGCGCACAATGGACCCGAACAGTGCGAACAGCCAATTCTTCATCTGTCTTGATGATGCGGGCTTCCTCGACGGTCAATATACGGTCTGGGGCGAAGTCACCAGCGGTATGGAAGCCGTTGACGCGCTGCCAAAAGGCGAGCCACCAGCAGAACCAGGTTCTATCAAAAACATCACATTGGGCTAA
- the yghU gene encoding glutathione-dependent disulfide-bond oxidoreductase: MTDQPAEYTPPKVWTWDTESGGRFANINRPIAGPTHDKELPVGKHPFQLYSLGTPNGVKVTIMFEELLEAGISAAEYDAWLVNIGEGAQFGSGFVDINPNSKIPALLDHSTTPPTRLFESGSMLVYLAEKFEKFLPTDPAKRTEAMNWLFWQMGSAPFLGGGFGHFYAYAPEKYEYPINRYAMEVKRQMDVLDRHLADNEYFAGDEYSIADMAIFPWYGGLARGVLYEAGEFLSVQDYKNVQRWTAQIGERPAVKRGMMVNRPYGEPETQLHERHDASDFETNTQDKRIARGEVEAPE; the protein is encoded by the coding sequence ATGACTGACCAACCAGCCGAATATACACCGCCCAAAGTCTGGACCTGGGATACGGAAAGCGGCGGGCGTTTTGCCAATATCAACCGCCCGATTGCAGGCCCTACCCATGACAAGGAATTGCCGGTCGGCAAACATCCCTTTCAGCTCTATTCGCTCGGCACGCCCAATGGGGTCAAGGTCACAATCATGTTCGAAGAGCTGTTGGAAGCTGGGATCAGCGCCGCTGAATATGACGCATGGCTGGTCAACATTGGCGAAGGCGCTCAATTTGGCAGCGGCTTTGTCGATATCAATCCAAACAGCAAGATTCCGGCGCTTCTCGATCACAGCACAACGCCGCCGACCCGGCTGTTTGAATCCGGTTCGATGCTAGTTTATCTCGCCGAGAAATTTGAGAAGTTTCTGCCCACCGATCCTGCCAAGCGCACGGAAGCGATGAACTGGCTGTTCTGGCAAATGGGCAGTGCGCCTTTCCTTGGCGGTGGGTTCGGGCATTTCTATGCATATGCACCGGAAAAATATGAATATCCGATCAATCGCTATGCGATGGAAGTGAAGCGGCAGATGGATGTGCTGGATCGCCATCTTGCGGATAATGAATATTTTGCAGGCGACGAATATAGCATCGCGGACATGGCCATCTTCCCCTGGTATGGCGGATTGGCGCGCGGCGTACTTTACGAGGCCGGCGAATTCCTCTCCGTACAGGATTATAAAAATGTTCAGCGCTGGACCGCACAAATCGGTGAGCGACCCGCCGTCAAGCGCGGCATGATGGTCAACCGTCCCTATGGCGAGCCAGAGACACAGCTGCACGAACGCCATGATGCCAGCGATTTCGAAACCAATACGCAGGACAAACGGATCGCGCGCGGCGAAGTTGAAGCGCCGGAATAA
- a CDS encoding carboxymuconolactone decarboxylase family protein has translation MRLNKPRIAPLSDADMDDEQKAMLGERFQQGPVFNIFRTLARAPKAFKAFMWWGGYMLSRHNSLPEREREIIILRTGFNWKSGYEWAQHVRIGKDAGITDEEIERIKQGPDAPGWSSLETAMLRATDELTSDSFVSDATWAELSELTEKQRMDLVMTVGQYTQVSMMLNSYGVQLDEGLELDPDLKG, from the coding sequence ATGCGGCTGAACAAGCCTCGCATCGCGCCGCTATCCGACGCGGATATGGACGATGAGCAAAAGGCGATGCTGGGCGAGCGCTTCCAGCAAGGCCCGGTGTTCAATATTTTCCGTACATTGGCCCGCGCGCCAAAGGCCTTCAAAGCGTTTATGTGGTGGGGCGGCTATATGCTGTCGCGCCACAATAGCTTGCCGGAACGCGAGCGGGAAATCATCATCCTGCGGACCGGGTTCAACTGGAAATCCGGCTATGAATGGGCGCAGCATGTCCGCATCGGCAAGGATGCAGGGATAACTGACGAAGAGATTGAACGGATCAAGCAGGGACCGGATGCGCCGGGCTGGTCATCGTTGGAAACGGCAATGTTGCGGGCAACGGATGAGCTGACCAGCGATAGTTTCGTATCTGATGCCACCTGGGCAGAACTTTCGGAACTGACCGAGAAGCAGCGCATGGATCTAGTCATGACCGTTGGTCAATATACCCAGGTTTCAATGATGCTGAACAGCTATGGCGTGCAGCTGGATGAGGGATTGGAACTGGATCCCGATCTAAAAGGCTAA
- a CDS encoding LD-carboxypeptidase, which yields MGQVRIGICAPSTPLYREEAEQLITLTSQSHPDAELVFHDQCFAIEGHFAGKDDLRCSAFLSLANDPSIDAIWFARGGYGAARIADAILEKLEPAAHDKSYMGYSDGGNLLGALYKAGIGTQAHGPMPVDMRREGGMAAVNRGLDWLVSKDRTALEPHVEPGQKYAAFNLMTLAMMVGTPLLPDLEGHVLMIEEIAEYLYAFDRALFNVTTHLADKGLAGIRLGRVSEVPENNRPFGEEAEEIVQRLCDRYAIPYLGSADIGHDVDNKVVPFGTLPD from the coding sequence GTGGGACAGGTCAGGATCGGCATTTGTGCGCCATCAACGCCTTTGTACAGGGAAGAAGCAGAACAACTCATCACTCTCACCAGCCAAAGTCATCCTGATGCCGAGCTGGTTTTTCACGATCAATGCTTTGCCATAGAAGGGCATTTTGCGGGCAAGGATGACCTGCGATGCTCCGCGTTTCTGTCTCTCGCTAATGATCCGTCAATCGATGCGATCTGGTTCGCTCGTGGCGGCTATGGCGCAGCGCGGATCGCAGATGCGATATTGGAGAAGTTGGAACCGGCCGCCCATGACAAAAGCTATATGGGATATAGCGACGGCGGCAATTTGCTGGGCGCGCTGTATAAAGCGGGCATTGGCACACAAGCGCACGGACCGATGCCCGTCGATATGCGGCGCGAAGGCGGTATGGCTGCGGTCAACCGGGGGCTTGACTGGCTGGTGAGCAAGGACAGAACGGCGCTGGAACCGCATGTTGAGCCGGGACAGAAATATGCCGCCTTCAACCTGATGACTTTGGCCATGATGGTCGGCACGCCATTACTGCCGGATCTTGAGGGCCACGTGCTTATGATCGAGGAAATAGCGGAATATCTCTACGCCTTCGACCGCGCGCTGTTCAATGTTACCACGCATCTCGCTGACAAAGGCCTAGCAGGCATCCGCTTAGGCCGAGTCAGCGAAGTGCCGGAAAATAATCGGCCGTTCGGTGAAGAAGCGGAAGAAATTGTTCAGCGCCTGTGCGACCGCTATGCCATTCCCTATCTGGGCAGCGCAGATATTGGCCATGATGTGGATAACAAGGTCGTACCTTTTGGCACCTTGCCAGACTGA
- a CDS encoding UDP-N-acetylmuramate--L-alanine ligase: protein MSKDKSYYFCGIGGSGMLPLAMIVRESGATVSGSDRALDQGRLAAKFEWLKEKGVGLFAQDGSGLTSGDQILIASAAIEDTVPDVAKANSLGCARMTRAELLAQQFNASPRSIAIGGTSGKSTVTGMIGWILTEAGLDPTIMNGAVMKNFVVDDAPFASSRVGDGGIMVSEVDESDGSIALFDPEIAVLNNVSLDHKSLEELRQLFGDFASKANHCIWNLDDAETAALVDGLELRDAISFGFSDGADFQATDIAEAPISSSFTLWAEGNSFPVALQVPGRHNIANALAAIAAASAVGVPVAASAKAIARFNGLARRFDVVGTANEISVIDDFGHNPDKIAATLKTMKAFPGRIIAFFQPHGFGPIHKMGAELAEVFAELLDENDCVILCDPVYFGGTVDRSIGSDSITDAVKASGGHAEHIADREDCGAHIVDIARPGDRIVIMGARDDTLSLFASDILAKLSVK from the coding sequence ATGAGTAAAGACAAATCCTATTATTTTTGTGGCATTGGCGGGTCAGGCATGTTGCCGCTGGCGATGATCGTTCGAGAAAGCGGTGCAACAGTATCGGGATCAGATCGAGCCCTCGATCAAGGACGGCTTGCCGCCAAGTTTGAATGGCTGAAAGAAAAAGGCGTAGGCCTGTTTGCCCAGGATGGCAGCGGGCTGACTTCCGGCGATCAGATATTGATTGCGTCCGCAGCCATTGAAGACACTGTGCCGGACGTTGCGAAAGCCAATAGCCTTGGTTGCGCCCGCATGACCCGTGCGGAATTGTTGGCGCAGCAGTTTAACGCCTCACCGCGCAGCATCGCCATTGGCGGAACCAGCGGCAAGTCCACAGTCACCGGCATGATCGGCTGGATTTTGACCGAGGCTGGTCTGGACCCGACGATCATGAATGGCGCGGTTATGAAAAATTTTGTCGTAGACGACGCGCCTTTTGCCAGCTCGCGGGTGGGAGATGGCGGCATCATGGTTAGTGAAGTCGACGAAAGCGATGGGTCTATCGCCTTGTTCGATCCCGAAATTGCGGTGCTCAACAATGTCAGTCTGGATCACAAGAGCCTGGAAGAATTGCGTCAGCTATTTGGTGATTTCGCCAGCAAAGCCAATCACTGTATCTGGAACCTCGATGATGCAGAAACGGCAGCTTTGGTTGATGGTCTGGAACTGCGCGATGCAATCAGTTTCGGCTTTTCCGATGGGGCTGATTTCCAGGCTACCGATATAGCAGAAGCGCCAATCAGCAGCAGCTTTACCCTGTGGGCCGAGGGCAATAGCTTTCCGGTTGCCCTTCAAGTACCCGGGCGTCACAATATTGCGAATGCACTTGCCGCTATCGCAGCGGCCTCCGCCGTCGGCGTGCCAGTGGCCGCCAGCGCAAAAGCGATCGCTAGATTTAATGGCCTTGCACGGCGTTTCGATGTTGTCGGCACGGCTAATGAAATCAGCGTCATAGATGATTTCGGCCATAATCCCGATAAGATAGCGGCCACGCTTAAAACCATGAAGGCCTTTCCTGGCCGTATCATTGCTTTTTTTCAGCCGCATGGTTTCGGGCCAATCCACAAAATGGGCGCGGAATTGGCTGAAGTATTTGCTGAGCTGCTTGACGAAAATGATTGCGTAATATTGTGCGACCCCGTCTATTTTGGCGGCACTGTGGATCGCAGCATCGGTAGTGATTCCATTACCGATGCCGTGAAAGCGTCGGGCGGCCATGCCGAGCATATTGCGGATCGCGAGGATTGCGGCGCACATATTGTTGACATTGCCCGGCCCGGTGATCGCATTGTAATAATGGGCGCACGGGATGATACGCTGAGCCTGTTTGCGTCAGACATATTGGCGAAGCTTTCGGTCAAATAG
- a CDS encoding LysR substrate-binding domain-containing protein, whose product MRRLPPLRALEAFIRVARLGSSKAAAAELALSAPALSRRIKSLEDHIGKPLFERRNQAMVLNDDGQTLLEAVAPAMETIGEAVDQMTVSGGDLRLRLGVLPLFGATRLVPRLPELRKLYPKLHIDVDTSTHAENMLGDVIDAAIIIADHVDPNLYSVKLDSNKVYAIAAKELVNGPNAIKTPDELEGHNILIHSDMAKAFDRWKEAVGKPDLDPANVDQMNSGPLMLEAAAQGLGVAIMHGGHFSDANDPRLARLFDYDIDSPYSYWFVCRKRDKKNRAVRIFHDWVVKAGL is encoded by the coding sequence ATGCGACGTCTTCCTCCCCTACGCGCCCTGGAAGCCTTTATCCGTGTCGCCAGACTCGGTTCTTCCAAAGCTGCTGCTGCTGAATTGGCGCTATCCGCTCCTGCCCTTAGCCGGCGAATCAAATCGCTAGAAGATCATATCGGCAAGCCGCTATTTGAACGACGCAATCAGGCGATGGTTTTGAACGACGATGGTCAAACACTGCTCGAAGCCGTCGCACCGGCCATGGAAACCATTGGTGAGGCGGTTGACCAAATGACAGTGAGTGGCGGTGATCTGCGCCTGCGGCTTGGCGTCTTGCCGCTTTTTGGTGCCACACGTCTGGTGCCGCGATTGCCGGAGCTCAGAAAACTATATCCGAAACTGCATATTGATGTGGATACGTCTACTCATGCGGAAAACATGCTGGGCGATGTCATCGATGCTGCGATCATCATTGCCGATCATGTTGATCCCAATCTCTATTCGGTAAAGCTGGACAGCAACAAAGTATATGCGATTGCCGCTAAAGAGCTTGTAAATGGCCCGAATGCGATCAAAACGCCAGATGAATTGGAAGGCCACAATATTCTGATCCACAGCGATATGGCCAAGGCTTTTGATCGTTGGAAGGAGGCTGTAGGAAAGCCTGACCTGGATCCAGCGAACGTCGATCAGATGAACAGCGGGCCATTGATGCTCGAAGCCGCAGCGCAAGGTCTTGGCGTAGCGATCATGCATGGTGGCCATTTTTCAGACGCCAATGATCCGCGTCTCGCCCGGCTGTTCGACTATGATATCGACAGTCCGTATTCCTATTGGTTCGTTTGCCGCAAGCGTGACAAAAAGAACCGCGCCGTTCGGATTTTCCATGATTGGGTTGTAAAAGCAGGACTTTAA
- a CDS encoding CDC48 family AAA ATPase, with amino-acid sequence MIKLQVANARPEDSGRGLARLSRENLGKLGLQEGDVVEISGKQATPARAVLPYPEDEGLDFVRLDGLQRANSGVGSGDFVEIRKVESKAAKKVVFAPAQKDLRLHGSGAGLKRSFMGRPLNAGDFVATHGQQQVDRSDMPPQLQQMLAAPAFSLTQIRLMVVSTAPKGFVHIDENTEVELRPEYEESTEHRRADVTYDDIGGLHETIDQLREMVELPLRYPQLFTRLGVDPPRGVLLHGPPGTGKTRLARAVANESDAEFFLINGPEIMGSAYGESEKKLREVFEAATKAAPSILFIDEIDSIAPKRGEVQGETEKRLVAQLLTLMDGLESRVNLVVIAATNRPEAIDEALRRPGRFDREIIVGVPDLRGRKEILGIHTRGMPLESAVNLTELARTTYGFVGADLAALTREAAIEAVRRIMPKLDLESETVPPEVLEELVVRRDDFVEALKRVQPSAMREVMVQAPDVRWEDIGGLDEAQMRLKEGIELPMKSPEAFAKLGIRPAKGFLLYGPPGTGKTLLAKAVAREAEANFIATKSSDLLSKWYGESEQQIARLFARARQVAPTVLFIDEIDSLVPARGRGMGEPQVTERVVNTILAEMDGLEEMQSVILIGATNRPGLVDPALLRPGRFDELVYVPVPEKDGRRRILAIHTAEMPMAKDVDLDEIAERAERYSGADLEDLVRRAGLYALREHGGLVETVAMKHFEKALKESRASVTPEMEEEYSKMEAQLKQNAMRAEPIGFVAPGMLTPVRDSKHDF; translated from the coding sequence ATGATCAAGTTGCAGGTTGCCAATGCGCGGCCCGAAGACAGCGGTCGCGGCCTTGCGCGGCTGTCGCGGGAAAACCTTGGCAAACTGGGCCTGCAAGAAGGCGATGTCGTTGAGATAAGCGGCAAGCAAGCGACACCCGCCCGAGCCGTTTTACCTTATCCTGAGGATGAAGGGCTGGATTTTGTTCGGCTTGACGGTTTGCAGCGGGCCAATTCCGGCGTCGGTTCGGGCGATTTTGTCGAAATCCGGAAAGTCGAATCGAAAGCCGCCAAGAAGGTTGTTTTTGCCCCAGCGCAAAAAGACTTGCGACTACACGGCAGCGGGGCGGGATTGAAACGCAGCTTCATGGGCCGACCGCTTAACGCAGGAGATTTCGTTGCTACCCATGGCCAGCAACAGGTGGATCGCAGCGATATGCCGCCGCAATTGCAGCAGATGCTCGCGGCGCCTGCTTTTTCGCTTACCCAGATTCGCTTGATGGTGGTGTCGACAGCGCCGAAGGGCTTTGTCCATATTGACGAAAATACCGAGGTGGAGCTGCGTCCCGAATATGAAGAATCTACGGAACATCGCCGCGCCGATGTAACCTACGATGATATTGGCGGATTGCACGAGACTATCGATCAATTACGTGAGATGGTTGAGCTGCCGCTGCGCTATCCGCAGCTCTTCACGCGGCTTGGCGTTGACCCGCCACGCGGCGTTTTGCTCCATGGTCCCCCGGGTACCGGGAAAACCCGTCTGGCCCGGGCTGTCGCGAATGAAAGTGACGCGGAATTTTTCCTGATCAACGGGCCAGAAATCATGGGATCGGCCTATGGTGAATCCGAGAAAAAGCTGCGCGAAGTTTTTGAAGCCGCAACAAAGGCAGCGCCATCAATCCTGTTCATCGACGAGATTGACTCGATTGCGCCCAAGCGCGGTGAAGTGCAGGGCGAGACCGAGAAACGGCTGGTCGCACAATTGCTGACGTTGATGGATGGTCTGGAGTCCCGCGTCAATCTTGTGGTCATTGCTGCCACCAATCGGCCGGAGGCGATTGATGAGGCGCTGCGCCGACCGGGCCGGTTTGACCGCGAAATCATTGTGGGTGTTCCGGACCTGCGCGGCCGTAAGGAAATACTCGGCATTCATACCCGCGGCATGCCGCTGGAATCGGCTGTCAATCTAACCGAATTGGCTCGCACCACTTATGGATTCGTCGGTGCCGATCTGGCAGCACTGACGCGCGAAGCCGCGATTGAAGCGGTCCGCCGCATCATGCCGAAGCTGGATCTGGAATCGGAAACGGTACCGCCGGAGGTGCTCGAAGAACTCGTGGTCCGACGCGATGATTTTGTCGAAGCGTTGAAACGCGTGCAGCCTTCTGCAATGCGTGAAGTGATGGTGCAGGCGCCCGATGTCCGCTGGGAAGATATTGGCGGTCTGGACGAAGCGCAGATGCGTTTGAAAGAAGGTATAGAATTGCCGATGAAAAGCCCGGAGGCTTTCGCCAAACTGGGCATCCGGCCAGCCAAGGGTTTCTTGCTCTACGGCCCGCCAGGAACCGGCAAGACGCTGCTGGCCAAAGCGGTGGCGCGTGAAGCGGAAGCCAATTTCATCGCAACCAAATCCAGCGACCTGCTGTCCAAATGGTATGGCGAAAGCGAGCAGCAAATTGCCCGCCTGTTCGCCCGTGCCCGGCAAGTTGCGCCAACCGTTTTGTTCATCGATGAAATTGACAGTCTGGTCCCGGCGCGCGGGCGCGGCATGGGTGAACCGCAAGTTACCGAACGAGTGGTGAATACCATTCTCGCCGAGATGGACGGGCTGGAAGAAATGCAGTCGGTCATATTAATCGGCGCAACCAATCGCCCCGGTCTGGTCGATCCTGCCTTGCTAAGGCCGGGCCGTTTTGATGAACTGGTCTATGTGCCGGTGCCGGAGAAAGACGGCCGCCGCCGCATATTGGCTATTCATACGGCTGAAATGCCGATGGCCAAGGATGTCGATTTGGACGAGATTGCCGAACGGGCAGAGCGTTATTCCGGAGCGGATCTGGAAGATCTTGTCCGCCGTGCCGGGCTCTATGCGCTGCGGGAACATGGCGGGCTGGTCGAAACCGTAGCCATGAAGCATTTTGAAAAAGCGCTGAAGGAAAGCCGCGCTTCGGTGACGCCGGAAATGGAGGAAGAATATTCCAAAATGGAAGCGCAGCTGAAACAAAATGCGATGCGGGCTGAGCCCATCGGATTTGTGGCCCCCGGGATGTTGACCCCGGTACGCGACAGCAAGCATGATTTCTAG
- a CDS encoding MFS transporter, protein MADSPSPPIAAKKQKTIDSTRMTVLFAVMLVTASGNTAMQSILPTIGTQLKIPDFWVSAAFSWSALLWVYTAPKWARMSDHRGRKALMRLGMIGFTTSMALAGLALFLGLLGWYSALWTFILFAIFRSLYGGLGSAAPPAVQAYVAARTAREDRTKALSLISSSFGLGTIVGPAIAPLLILPLLGLSSPMFAFAIMGIIVMIALALKLPNDDPGFEARGVVTSEPYSAAPSAGSLKDDGHEDEAAGKPSEDSLPPRLRWGDKRIKPWLITGIMGGNAHAVILGVIGFLVLDRLGLRADPETAIEMTGIVLMSGAAATLLAQWGLIPLLQMGPRSSVLWGMLLAAIGCLVIGVADDLYGIIIGFAVSSLGFGLFRPGFTAGASLAVDRSEQNGVAGIVASVNGMAFIASPALGVLLYTYVSSLPFWIAVTMCLFIFGWGFKTLKLDEAPSLDR, encoded by the coding sequence ATGGCTGATTCTCCTTCACCGCCAATTGCTGCCAAAAAGCAAAAAACAATAGACAGCACGCGGATGACGGTGCTGTTCGCGGTGATGCTTGTGACCGCTTCCGGCAATACTGCGATGCAGTCGATATTACCGACCATCGGTACACAGCTGAAAATTCCCGATTTCTGGGTCAGTGCGGCCTTCAGCTGGTCGGCTTTGCTATGGGTTTATACGGCCCCCAAATGGGCGCGCATGTCTGATCATCGCGGGCGCAAGGCGTTGATGCGATTGGGCATGATCGGCTTTACTACCTCCATGGCCTTGGCAGGCCTGGCTCTCTTTCTGGGGCTGCTGGGTTGGTATAGCGCGCTGTGGACATTCATATTATTTGCGATATTTCGAAGTCTCTATGGCGGGCTGGGTTCCGCCGCCCCGCCAGCAGTACAAGCCTATGTCGCGGCCCGGACTGCGCGCGAAGATCGCACCAAGGCACTGTCGCTTATCTCCTCATCCTTTGGTCTGGGGACAATTGTTGGTCCGGCAATAGCGCCATTGCTCATTCTGCCGCTGCTTGGCCTTTCAAGCCCGATGTTTGCATTTGCGATAATGGGGATCATCGTAATGATCGCACTCGCACTGAAACTGCCTAATGATGATCCGGGATTTGAAGCGCGCGGTGTTGTGACTTCTGAACCTTATAGTGCGGCACCATCAGCTGGGAGTTTGAAGGACGACGGGCATGAGGATGAGGCCGCTGGCAAGCCATCGGAAGATAGTTTGCCGCCGCGTCTGCGCTGGGGCGACAAGCGTATCAAGCCGTGGTTGATTACAGGAATCATGGGCGGCAATGCCCATGCTGTGATATTGGGCGTGATTGGTTTTCTGGTGCTCGACCGTCTGGGCCTGCGCGCTGACCCGGAAACCGCCATTGAAATGACGGGAATTGTTCTCATGTCCGGTGCGGCCGCTACCTTGCTGGCGCAATGGGGGCTGATCCCGCTGCTGCAAATGGGGCCGCGATCATCGGTATTATGGGGTATGTTACTCGCCGCAATAGGCTGCTTGGTAATTGGCGTGGCCGACGACCTTTACGGAATCATCATCGGCTTCGCGGTCAGTTCACTTGGCTTTGGTCTTTTCCGTCCAGGCTTTACAGCAGGGGCTTCGCTGGCTGTGGACCGGTCTGAACAAAATGGGGTTGCCGGCATTGTCGCGTCCGTGAACGGCATGGCGTTCATCGCTTCACCAGCGCTCGGCGTATTGCTGTACACCTATGTCAGCAGCCTACCTTTCTGGATAGCGGTTACCATGTGCTTGTTCATCTTTGGCTGGGGCTTCAAAACATTGAAGCTTGATGAAGCGCCCAGCCTAGATCGTTAG
- a CDS encoding antibiotic biosynthesis monooxygenase family protein — protein sequence MKLHPADSIAVIFCAQRTDMDHEAYAAAAAVMSNLAAEQTGYLGQDSSRSEDGLGITVSYWKDDAAAKAWRDHPVHSAIREQGRGKWYESYTLHVARIERSYAWAKSGIGEKSGIEENSMPYG from the coding sequence ATGAAACTGCACCCCGCCGACTCCATCGCTGTCATTTTCTGCGCCCAGCGGACGGACATGGATCACGAGGCCTATGCAGCGGCCGCAGCGGTCATGAGCAATTTGGCGGCCGAACAAACAGGTTACCTGGGTCAGGACAGCAGCCGCTCGGAAGATGGCTTGGGCATAACGGTAAGCTATTGGAAAGATGATGCAGCAGCCAAGGCCTGGCGCGATCATCCCGTTCACTCCGCCATCCGCGAACAGGGCCGGGGGAAATGGTATGAAAGCTACACACTGCATGTGGCCCGCATAGAACGCAGCTATGCCTGGGCAAAATCTGGGATCGGGGAAAAATCTGGGATTGAGGAAAATAGCATGCCATACGGCTGA
- a CDS encoding class I SAM-dependent methyltransferase: MTNSLAKAPLWGRIKLRVARTFGAWGVFFKGFLKHPVMVGSIIPSSATTVKKMLEPVKWDECDVFVEYGPGIGTFCRPVLERMKPGATLIVIDLNPDFIDYLSKTIRDSRFFPIHGSAADVQQILHDLGHEKADYILSGLPFSTLPDQLGPKIAKETHEALRPGGAFLVYQFVKRARDFMAPHFDRIDNGYSVWNILPCHLFWGWKKK, translated from the coding sequence TTGACCAACAGCCTTGCAAAAGCGCCCTTATGGGGCCGAATCAAGCTACGGGTGGCGCGAACTTTTGGTGCTTGGGGCGTTTTCTTCAAAGGTTTTTTGAAGCATCCGGTGATGGTTGGCTCGATTATTCCGTCGTCGGCCACAACTGTCAAAAAGATGCTGGAGCCGGTCAAATGGGACGAGTGCGATGTGTTCGTTGAATATGGTCCGGGCATTGGAACATTCTGCCGTCCGGTGCTGGAGCGGATGAAACCGGGCGCGACGTTGATTGTCATCGATCTTAATCCCGACTTTATCGATTATCTCAGCAAGACCATTCGCGACAGCCGTTTCTTCCCGATACACGGCTCCGCTGCTGACGTGCAGCAGATCCTCCACGATCTCGGTCATGAAAAGGCTGACTATATTCTATCAGGTCTGCCATTTTCGACATTGCCAGATCAACTAGGACCCAAAATAGCCAAGGAAACGCACGAAGCCTTGCGTCCCGGTGGCGCTTTTCTGGTCTATCAATTCGTCAAACGCGCGCGCGATTTCATGGCGCCACATTTCGACCGGATTGATAATGGATACTCGGTCTGGAACATATTGCCCTGCCATCTGTTCTGGGGCTGGAAAAAGAAATAG